A window of the Hevea brasiliensis isolate MT/VB/25A 57/8 chromosome 6, ASM3005281v1, whole genome shotgun sequence genome harbors these coding sequences:
- the LOC110649825 gene encoding cytochrome P450 94C1 translates to MELNASSLWVESISSVFCLLFFGFTLLFSLFSLLVFLLRLKPWCNCEVCKSYLTASWTKDFANLCDWCTHLLRKSPTGTIHIHVLRNIITSNPENVKYILNTNFDNYPKGKPFSALLGDLLGRGIFNVDGDSWRFQRKMASLELGSVSIRTYAFELIMSEIRGRLIPLLSSMTGKKEALDLQDVFRRFSFDSICKFSFGLDPGCLHLSLPISEFALAFDTASKLSAERALAASPIVWKIKRLLNLGSEKKLKEAIKMVNELAEGLINHRRKVGFADNKDLLSRFMGSINDDKYLRDIVVSFLLAGRDTVASGLTSFFWLLSQHPEVESAIRDESERVIRPSQELTSYEQLRGTHYLNAAIYESLRLYPSVQFDSKFAKEDDILPDGTFVTKGARVTYHQYAMGRMERVWGPDCLEFKPERWIKNGVFVPENPYKYPVFQAGFRVCLGKEMALMEMKSVALQVIRSFNVRVVDPVQAPRFSPGLTATVRGGLPVLIQERESSTNHHHHI, encoded by the coding sequence ATGGAGTTGAATGCTTCTTCCCTGTGGGTGGAGTCCATTTCCAGTGTTTTTTGTTTGCTCTTCTTTGGTTTTACCTTATTGTTTTCTTTGTTCTCTTTGCTTGTGTTTTTGTTGAGGCTAAAGCCATGGTGTAATTGTGAGGTATGCAAAAGCTATCTCACTGCTAGTTGGACCAAAGATTTTGCTAATCTTTGCGATTGGTGTACTCATCTTCTTCGGAAATCGCCCACCGGTACGATTCACATCCATGTTCTTCGCAATATCATCACTTCCAACCCAGAAAACGTTAAGTATATTCTCAATACCAATTTTGACAACTACCCAAAAGGGAAACCTTTCTCTGCTCTCTTGGGTGATCTTTTGGGTAGAGGTATTTTTAATGTTGATGGTGATTCTTGGAGGTTTCAAAGGAAAATGGCGAGTTTAGAGCTCGGTAGTGTTTCCATAAGGACTTATGCTTTTGAGCTCATTATGAGCGAGATCCGAGGTAGGTTGATTCCTCTCTTGTCATCAATGACTGGTAAAAAAGAGGCTTTGGATTTGCAAGATGTGTTTAGAAGATTTTCTTTCGATAGCATTTGCAAATTTTCCTTCGGGTTAGACCCTGGATGCCTTCATTTATCTTTGCCTATTTCTGAATTCGCTCTTGCTTTTGATACTGCATCAAAGTTATCTGCAGAGAGAGCACTAGCAGCATCACCAATTGTTTGGAAGATCAAAAGGTTACTAAATTTAGGCTCCGAAAAGAAACTCAAAGAGGCTATAAAGATGGTGAATGAACTCGCGGAAGGGTTGATCAATCATCGGAGAAAAGTAGGCTTTGCCGATAACAAAGATCTTTTATCAAGATTCATGGGATCCATCAATGATGATAAGTATCTTCGTGATATTGTCGTCAGCTTTCTCTTGGCAGGTCGTGACACGGTTGCCTCAGGGCTAACCAGTTTCTTCTGGCTGCTGTCACAGCACCCAGAAGTTGAATCAGCCATTCGAGATGAGTCTGAACGAGTCATAAGGCCGAGTCAGGAGCTTACTAGCTATGAACAATTGCGGGGCACGCATTATCTAAATGCTGCAATATACGAGAGTTTAAGATTATATCCATCTGTTCAATTTGATTCTAAGTTTGCCAAGGAAGATGATATATTGCCTGATGGTACATTTGTAACCAAAGGCGCAAGAGTAACATATCACCAATATGCAATGGGTCGAATGGAGCGCGTTTGGGGTCCAGATTGTCTCGAATTCAAGCCAGAAAGGTGGATAAAGAATGGGGTTTTTGTACCAGAAAACCCATACAAGTACCCAGTTTTTCAAGCCGGATTTAGGGTTTGTTTGGGCAAGGAAATGGCATTAATGGAGATGAAAAGTGTAGCTCTTCAAGTGATTAGGTCCTTTAACGTTCGGGTTGTGGATCCGGTTCAGGCACCAAGATTTTCCCCAGGTCTTACTGCCACCGTGAGAGGTGGCTTACCAGTTTTGATCCAAGAAAGAGAGTCCTCTACGAACCACCATCACCATATATAG
- the LOC110649824 gene encoding flagellar radial spoke protein 5 isoform X1 — translation MSMSLHHAYPYLSAFKSTSSTPIRPKSSRLGANSVRCCVAATKSRQVTVKNGNDSLDICRVLNGMWQTSGGWGRIDRDDAVEAMLKYADAGLTTFDMADHYGPAEDLFGIFINRVRRERPPELLDQIRGLTKWVPPPVKMTSSFVRESINVSRKRMDVSSLDMLQFHWWDYSNPGYLDALKNLTDLKEEGKIKTVALTNFDTERLQIILENEIPVVSNQVQHSIIDMRPQQKMAELCQLTGVKLITYGTVMGGLLSEKFLDTNLAIPFAGPPLNTPSLQKYKRMVDAWGGWSQFQVLLQTLKKIASKHGVSIPTVAVRYVLDQPAVAGSMIGVRLGLSEHINDANAVFSLVLDEEDVNNIQEVSKKGKDLMKVIGDCGDEYRRA, via the exons ATGTCAATGTCTCTGCACCATGCTTACCCCTATCTCTCTGCCTTCAAATCGACTTCCTCAACCCCAATTCGCCCCAAGTCAAGCCGACTCGGTGCTAACTCAGTCAGGTGCTGCGTCGCAGCAACCAAGTCCCGGCAAGTCACGGTCAAGAACGGGAACGATTCGCTGGACATTTGCCGAGTACTAAATGGGATGTGGCAAACTAGTGGCGGGTGGGGGCGTATTGACCGCGATGACGCGGTCGAGGCTATGCTCAAATACGCCGACGCCGGCCTCACCACCTTCGACATGGccgaccact ATGGACCTGCTGAAGATCTTTTTGGCATTTTCATCAATCGTGTTCGCCGAGAACGCCCACCAGAGCTCTTGGATCAGATTAGAGG TCTTACCAAGTGGGTGCCTCCACCAGTTAAGATGACAAGTAGCTTCGTCAGGGAGAGCATCAATGTTTCACGAAAGAGAATGGATGTATCTTCCTTGGACATGCTTCAGTTTCATTG GTGGGACTATTCCAATCCCGGTTACCTTGATGCTCTTAAAAACCTCACAGACCTAAAAGAAGAAG GTAAAATTAAGACTGTTGCTCTGACAAATTTCGACACGGAAAGATTACAAATAATTCTGGAAAATGAAATCCCTGTTGTCAGCAATCAG GTGCAGCATTCAATCATTGACATGCGTCCTCAGCAGAAAATGGCAGAGCTCTGTCAACTCACAGGAGTTAAACTTATAAC GTATGGGACAGTAATGGGTGGGCTGCTATCTGAAAAATTCCTTGACACCAACTTAGCCATTCCTTTTGCTGGGCCCCCATTAAATACTCCATCTCTCCAGAAATACAAAAGG ATGGTGGATGCTTGGGGAGGATGGAGTCAATTTCAAGTTTTGCTGCAGACACTTAAAAAGATAGCTTCTAAACATGGTGTCTCAATTCCAACTGTTGCTGTGAGATACGTACTAGATCAG CCAGCAGTGGCGGGATCAATGATAGGTGTTCGTCTTGGTTTGTCAGAACATATCAATGATGCTAATGCTGTGTTTTCACTTGTTCTTGATGAGGAGGATGTAAATAACATACAAGAAGTTTCCAAGAAAGGGAAAGACCTAATGAAAGTGATTGGGGACTGCGGAGATGAGTATAGGCGCGCATGA
- the LOC110649824 gene encoding flagellar radial spoke protein 5 isoform X2 yields MAEIMNHSFSNFNFYPLNLKTRRVSELRKPCVKPLQCVLTEDDRKIIVKNGKDSLGICRVVNGMWQTSSGWGNIERDNAVDAMLKYADSGLTTFDMADIYGPAEDLFGIFINRVRRERPPELLDQIRGLTKWVPPPVKMTSSFVRESINVSRKRMDVSSLDMLQFHWWDYSNPGYLDALKNLTDLKEEGKIKTVALTNFDTERLQIILENEIPVVSNQVQHSIIDMRPQQKMAELCQLTGVKLITYGTVMGGLLSEKFLDTNLAIPFAGPPLNTPSLQKYKRMVDAWGGWSQFQVLLQTLKKIASKHGVSIPTVAVRYVLDQPAVAGSMIGVRLGLSEHINDANAVFSLVLDEEDVNNIQEVSKKGKDLMKVIGDCGDEYRRA; encoded by the exons ATGGCAGAGATCATGAACCATTCTTTTTCCAACTTCAACTTCTACCCACTCAATCTGAAAACCAGAAGAGTTTCTGAATTGAGAAAACCCTGTGTGAAGCCGTTGCAATGTGTACTAACTGAGGATGACAGGAAAATTATAGTGAAGAATGGGAAGGATTCATTAGGTATTTGTAGAGTTGTGAATGGGATGTGGCAGACAAGCAGTGGGTGGGGCAATATTGAACGTGACAATGCTGTTGATGCTATGCTTAAATATGCTGATTCTGGACTCACCACTTTTGATATGGCTGATATAT ATGGACCTGCTGAAGATCTTTTTGGCATTTTCATCAATCGTGTTCGCCGAGAACGCCCACCAGAGCTCTTGGATCAGATTAGAGG TCTTACCAAGTGGGTGCCTCCACCAGTTAAGATGACAAGTAGCTTCGTCAGGGAGAGCATCAATGTTTCACGAAAGAGAATGGATGTATCTTCCTTGGACATGCTTCAGTTTCATTG GTGGGACTATTCCAATCCCGGTTACCTTGATGCTCTTAAAAACCTCACAGACCTAAAAGAAGAAG GTAAAATTAAGACTGTTGCTCTGACAAATTTCGACACGGAAAGATTACAAATAATTCTGGAAAATGAAATCCCTGTTGTCAGCAATCAG GTGCAGCATTCAATCATTGACATGCGTCCTCAGCAGAAAATGGCAGAGCTCTGTCAACTCACAGGAGTTAAACTTATAAC GTATGGGACAGTAATGGGTGGGCTGCTATCTGAAAAATTCCTTGACACCAACTTAGCCATTCCTTTTGCTGGGCCCCCATTAAATACTCCATCTCTCCAGAAATACAAAAGG ATGGTGGATGCTTGGGGAGGATGGAGTCAATTTCAAGTTTTGCTGCAGACACTTAAAAAGATAGCTTCTAAACATGGTGTCTCAATTCCAACTGTTGCTGTGAGATACGTACTAGATCAG CCAGCAGTGGCGGGATCAATGATAGGTGTTCGTCTTGGTTTGTCAGAACATATCAATGATGCTAATGCTGTGTTTTCACTTGTTCTTGATGAGGAGGATGTAAATAACATACAAGAAGTTTCCAAGAAAGGGAAAGACCTAATGAAAGTGATTGGGGACTGCGGAGATGAGTATAGGCGCGCATGA
- the LOC110649827 gene encoding uncharacterized protein LOC110649827 produces MDVDSQPTMEETILVGDDLMMGPPSPLIPPEIASHVLEGVDLCDGILRNLFLCLQINDIEPFCQDELVLYRQCAEKRDMEIRQRLQDSERKLGLSMPLDEAKERASQLESEVTSLDRRLILASGIEGIEGFRQRWSLHGRLTDTKRRLESLKQGIENRKKDVNKDEPAPSSTNKRWFFW; encoded by the exons ATGGATG TCGATTCACAACCAACTATGGAGGAAACTATATTGGTTGGAGATGATCTGATGATGGGCCCACCATCTCCTCTCATCCCACCAGAAATTGCCTCTCACGTGCTTGAAGGTGTTGATTTGTGCGATGGGATTTTAAGGAACCTATTTTTGT GTTTGCAAATCAACGACATTGAGCCTTTTTGTCAAGATGAGCTTGTTTTATATCGTCAGTGTGCTGAAAAGAGG GATATGGAAATTAGGCAACGGCTTCAAGATAGTGAGCGTAAATTGGGGTTGTCAATGCCTTTAGATGAAGCAAAGGAAAGAGCTTCTCAGCTTGAATCAGAAGTCACATCACTGGATAG GCGCTTGATTCTTGCTAGCGGAATTGAAGGCATTGAAGGATTTCGCCAGAGATGGAGCTTGCATGGTCGTCTTACAGATACAAA GAGAAGGTTGGAGTCTTTAAAGCAGGGCATTGAGAACAGAAAGAAGGATGTGAATAAGGATGAGCCTGCTCCAAGTTCAACTAACAAAAGATGGTTCTTCTGGTGA
- the LOC110649828 gene encoding 60S acidic ribosomal protein P2A: MTPNSPQRQNPSFIYSSHSQPLQSCSHKTLATASSLHRGKAADPESQRMKVVAAYLLAVLGGNTHPSAEDLKEILGSVGADADDDRIKLLLSEVDGKDVTELIAAGREKLASVPSGGGVAVAAAAAPAAGGGAAAPAAEAKKEEKVEEKEESDEDMGFSLFD; encoded by the exons ATGACTCCTAATTCGCCTCAGAGACAAAACCCTAGCTTTATATATTCGTCACATAGCCAACCCTTACAGTCTTGCTCgcacaaaaccctagctacagcTAGTTCCCTTCATCGTGGAAAAGCAGCCGATCCAGAATCTCAAA GAATGAAGGTTGTCGCTGCGTATTTGCTGGCCGTCTTGGGAGGCAATACCCACCCCTCCGCCGAGGACTTGAAGGAAATCCTTGGATCTG TTGGAGCTGATGCTGATGATGATAGGATTAAGTTGTTGCTGTCTGAAGTTGATGGAAAGGATGTTACAGAGTTGATTGCTGCTGGTAGGGAGAAGTTGGCCTCAGTTCCTTCTGGTGGTGGTGTTgctgttgctgctgctgctgcccCTGCTGCTGGAGGTGGTGCTGCAGCTCCTGCTGCTGAGGCCAAAAAAGAAGAGAAGGTTGAGGAGAAAGAGGAGTCTGATGAG GATATGGGTTTCAGCCTCTTTGACTAG